A single Oncorhynchus nerka isolate Pitt River linkage group LG10, Oner_Uvic_2.0, whole genome shotgun sequence DNA region contains:
- the LOC115135288 gene encoding LOW QUALITY PROTEIN: DNA-binding protein Ikaros (The sequence of the model RefSeq protein was modified relative to this genomic sequence to represent the inferred CDS: inserted 2 bases in 2 codons), translating to MAASNGLLGVSFYLQDTKXSAKGCCIDSPSRLGLWXKSKQNASVEHRNIEMLGWKEEVQWRGEGPRAEFHGAAAALRTSTHGAGGSWKNFILQTQGIAEYLHRMETEEAQEMSQTPGRDSPPPNDVSEDQDEAMPVPEDLSASSNLQHNNRGDKGGMACNIKVEARSDEENGLAFDMMMNGEEEEEECAEDLRVLDASGAKLNGSHAGGPDSKGPYSSAGGIRLPNGKLKCDICGIVCIGPNVLMVHKRSHTGERPFQCSQCGASFTQKGNLLRHIKLHSGEKPFKCHLCNYACRRRDALSGHLRTHSVGKPHKCAYCGRSYKQRSSLEEHKERCHNYLQCMGLQNSIYTVVKEESNQNEQREDLSQTGSERVLVLERLANNVAKRKSTMPQKFVGGKRLSDLSFEGNPGELMQPHVIDQAINSAISYLGAESLRPLIQTSPTSSEVGVIGSMYPLHKLPPEGQGAGGHGLSAKDSAAENLLLLAKSKSASSEKDGSPNHSGQDSTDTESNNEERAGGGASGLIYLNNHIMPVVRNGVLPLAKEEQQRQYEAMRASIEMASEGFKVLSGEGEQLRAYCCEHCRILFLDHVMYTIHMGCHGFRDPFECNLCGHRSQDRYEFSSHMTRGEHCY from the exons ATGGCTGCCAGTAATGGTCTACTGGGTGTCAGCTTTTATTTGCAGGACACAA CAAGTGCCAAGGGCTGCTGCATCGACTCCCCGAGCAGACTCGGCCTCT ATAAAAGCAAGCAAAATGCTTCAGTCGAGCACAGAAACATAGAAATGTTAGGCTGGAAAGAGGAAGtacagtggagaggggagggaccgAGGGCAGAGTTCCATGGGGCTGCCGCAGCGCTTCGAACTTCTACACATGGAGCGGGGGGGAGTTGGAAGAACTTCATATTGCAAACTCAAGGAATAGCAG AGTACCTGCACCGAATGGAGACGGAGGAGGCACAGGAGATGTCTCAGACGCCAG GCAGGGACAGCCCCCCTCCCAATGATGTGTCTGAGGACCAAGACGAGGCCATGCCCGTCCCAGAGGACCTGTCTGCCAGCTCCAATTTGCAGCACAACAATAGGGGTGACAAAGGAGGCATGG CCTGTAACATTAAAGTTGAGGCTCGCAGTGACGAGGAGAATGGGCTCGCCTTTGACATGATGATGAatggcgaggaggaggaggaggagtgtgcgGAAGACTTGCGCGTGCTCGATGCCTCGGGGGCCAAACTGAACGGTTCCCATGCAGGCGGCCCCGACAGCAAGGGCCCCTACTCCTCGGCCGGGGGTATTCGCCTGCCCAACGGGAAGCTCAAGTGTGATATCTGTGGGATAGTTTGCATTGGCCCCAATGTGCTGATGGTGCACAAGCGAAGCCACACTG GAGAACGTCCGTTCCAGTGCAGCCAGTGTGGTGCTTCTTTCACCCAGAAAGGCAACCTGCTGCGCCACATCAAGCTCCACTCAGGAGAGAAGCCCTTCAagtgtcacctgtgcaactacgCCTGTCGCAGGAGAGATGCCCTCAGCGGTCACCTGCGCACCCACTCTG TTGGAAAGCCCCACAAGTGTGCCTACTGTGGGCGGAGCTACAAGCAGCGTAGCTCTCTGGAGGAACACAAGGAGCGGTGCCACAACTACCTCCAGTGTATGGGGCTGCAGAACAGCATCTatacag TAGTAAAGGAAGAAAGCAACCAGAATGAGCAGAGGGAAGACTTAAGCCAGACGGGATCTGAGAGAGTCTTGGTGCTAGAAAGACTAGCTAATAATGTAGCCAAACGTAAGAGCACTATGCCACAGAAGTTTGTAG GTGGGAAGCGTCTCTCCGACCTCTCCTTCGAGGGCAACCCCGGGGAACTGATGCAGCCTCATGTCATCGACCAGGCCATCAACAGCGCCATCAGCTACCTGGGTGCCGAGTCCCTGCGACCTCTCATCCAGACCTCCCCAACCTCCTCTGAAGTGGGGGTCATTGGCTCCATGTACCCCCTCCACAAGCTGCCTCCAGAGGGACAAGGGGCGGGGGGCCACGGCCTGTCAGCCAAGGACAGCGCAGCTGAGAATTTGCTGCTGCTCGCCAAGTCCAAATCAGCCTCCAGCGAGAAGGACGGCTCCCCCAACCACAGTGGCCAGGATTCCACTGACACGGAGAGCAACAATGAAGAGAGGGCAGGTGGCGGGGCATCGGGCCTCATCTACCTGAACAACCACATCATGCCTGTGGTGCGTAATGGCGTGTTGCCCCTGGCAAAGGAGGAACAGCAGCGGCAGTACGAGGCCATGCGGGCCAGCATCGAGATGGCCTCAGAGGGGTTCAAGGTGCTgagtggagagggggagcagTTGAGGGCATATTGCTGTGAACACTGCCGCATCCTCTTCCTAGACCACGTGATGTACACCATCCACATGGGCTGCCACGGCTTCCGAGACCCCTTTGAGTGTAACCTCTGTGGCCACCGCAGTCAGGACCGATACGAGTTTTCCTCACACATGACCCGAGGGGAGCATTGCTACTGA